One genomic window of Geoanaerobacter pelophilus includes the following:
- a CDS encoding ribonuclease E/G, with product MSKKMLINVMHPEEARVAIVQDGRLMELDIEIAGSEQTRGNVYKGVVVRVEPALQAAFVDIGLKRLAFMQMGELHPDYWQWRDDILEDQRKRRPRIQEVLRRGQELIVQVEKGERDMKGAAVTTYMSFPGRYMVLMPGSDSAGISRKVEGEGERKKLKEAIAEMEIPEGIGYIVRTEAVGKTKTELKKDLQYLLKLYQGILDKGATVKAPALIAEETDLVTRTIRDYFTAEIDEVLVDSQAHHKQIKAFFKATMPKFEKLVKMHQEKRPIFSKYQLEEQIDLIYEKKVPLPSGGSLVIEPTEALVSIDVNSGKTTGERGVEDTAFKTNMEAAEEVARQLRLRDLGGLIVIDFIDMRDRKHMAEVEKVLKNALKLDKARVTVGKISQFGMLEMSRQRIKQTIEQAIHLECPHCSGRGKVKSVEAVALSFLRKVHGAAAKGTAAEIRGGLPLEVAYYLLNRKKRELVGIENDYDISVTVKGKTSFLMNQVELEVIKRDKPLHEERSHAEEVELKPAAAEVKKEESQEHGEPQTEEAKAKKKRKRSRKKKHPEGSEAAIAAESSEQSEIAEEEPLASVEADEDALHEEPVAAEAEGGESGEHADGKKKRRRRRKKKKSGGVAGEVAADAESGGQGEVAETEPEEAAATDEEPAAAESEESHAAGEAKKKRRRRRRKPKAAGESGGEELPVSQPEEPVAVAVAEPAPAEEPAKKPAKPRRSPRKKAEPVEAAPEVAVVPEVAAVAVEQAAPAAKKAAKPRRTTKKAVVEAEPAAEPVEKPKTARKPRAKKKPATEE from the coding sequence ATGTCGAAAAAGATGCTGATCAACGTGATGCACCCCGAAGAGGCGCGGGTGGCAATTGTCCAGGATGGCCGCCTCATGGAGCTGGATATAGAGATCGCCGGGAGTGAGCAGACCCGCGGCAATGTCTACAAAGGGGTGGTGGTGCGGGTAGAGCCTGCGCTGCAGGCTGCGTTTGTGGATATCGGCCTGAAACGGCTCGCATTCATGCAGATGGGTGAGCTGCACCCGGATTACTGGCAGTGGCGCGACGACATCCTGGAGGACCAGCGCAAGCGGCGGCCCCGGATCCAGGAAGTGCTCCGCCGCGGCCAGGAGCTGATCGTCCAGGTGGAAAAGGGCGAGCGGGATATGAAAGGTGCGGCGGTTACCACCTACATGTCATTCCCCGGCCGTTACATGGTGCTGATGCCAGGCAGCGATTCCGCCGGCATCTCCCGCAAGGTCGAGGGTGAGGGAGAGCGGAAGAAGCTCAAGGAGGCCATTGCCGAGATGGAGATCCCGGAGGGGATCGGCTACATCGTCAGGACCGAAGCGGTCGGCAAGACCAAGACCGAGCTGAAGAAGGACCTGCAGTACCTCCTCAAGCTGTATCAGGGCATCCTCGACAAAGGGGCTACGGTCAAGGCGCCGGCGCTGATCGCCGAGGAAACCGACCTAGTCACCCGCACCATCCGCGATTATTTCACTGCAGAGATCGACGAAGTTCTGGTGGACAGCCAGGCCCACCACAAGCAGATCAAGGCGTTCTTCAAGGCGACCATGCCGAAGTTCGAGAAACTGGTGAAGATGCACCAGGAGAAACGGCCGATCTTTTCCAAGTACCAGCTGGAAGAGCAGATCGACCTGATCTACGAGAAAAAGGTACCGCTCCCGTCTGGCGGGTCGCTGGTGATCGAGCCGACCGAGGCGCTGGTCTCCATCGATGTCAACTCCGGCAAGACCACCGGTGAGCGGGGGGTGGAAGATACCGCATTCAAGACCAACATGGAGGCGGCCGAGGAGGTTGCCCGCCAGCTGCGGCTGCGCGACCTCGGTGGTCTGATTGTCATAGATTTCATCGACATGCGCGATCGCAAGCATATGGCCGAAGTTGAGAAGGTGCTGAAGAACGCCCTCAAGCTGGACAAGGCACGGGTGACGGTCGGCAAGATCTCCCAGTTCGGCATGCTGGAGATGTCGCGCCAGCGGATCAAACAGACCATCGAGCAGGCTATTCACTTGGAGTGCCCGCACTGCAGCGGCCGCGGCAAGGTCAAGAGCGTGGAGGCAGTGGCGCTCTCCTTCCTCAGAAAGGTCCATGGCGCTGCTGCCAAGGGGACCGCTGCCGAGATTCGTGGCGGTCTGCCGCTGGAGGTCGCCTATTACCTGCTCAACCGCAAGAAGCGTGAGCTGGTGGGGATCGAGAACGACTACGATATCAGCGTGACGGTCAAGGGCAAGACCTCGTTCCTGATGAACCAGGTGGAGCTGGAGGTGATCAAGCGCGACAAGCCGCTCCACGAGGAGCGGTCGCATGCCGAAGAGGTTGAACTGAAGCCGGCTGCTGCTGAGGTCAAGAAGGAAGAAAGTCAGGAGCATGGCGAGCCTCAGACCGAAGAGGCCAAGGCCAAAAAGAAGCGGAAGCGGAGCCGGAAAAAGAAGCATCCCGAGGGGAGCGAAGCCGCAATAGCGGCCGAGTCTTCGGAGCAGTCGGAGATAGCTGAAGAGGAACCTCTTGCATCTGTAGAGGCCGACGAGGATGCTCTTCATGAGGAGCCAGTGGCTGCAGAAGCCGAAGGGGGCGAATCCGGCGAGCATGCCGATGGCAAGAAGAAGCGTCGCCGTCGGCGTAAAAAGAAGAAGAGTGGGGGCGTTGCTGGCGAGGTTGCTGCTGATGCCGAATCTGGCGGACAGGGTGAGGTTGCCGAAACTGAGCCGGAAGAGGCTGCAGCAACCGATGAAGAACCGGCGGCTGCTGAGTCTGAAGAGTCGCATGCGGCAGGCGAGGCCAAGAAGAAGCGCCGTCGTCGGCGTCGCAAGCCGAAAGCTGCCGGAGAGTCGGGGGGCGAAGAGCTGCCGGTTAGCCAGCCTGAAGAGCCTGTTGCCGTGGCGGTGGCTGAACCAGCACCGGCTGAAGAACCGGCAAAGAAGCCGGCCAAACCCCGTAGGTCGCCGCGGAAGAAGGCAGAACCTGTTGAAGCCGCACCTGAAGTAGCCGTAGTTCCCGAAGTTGCTGCCGTAGCAGTTGAACAGGCTGCACCGGCAGCAAAAAAAGCAGCCAAGCCGCGGCGCACGACGAAAAAAGCGGTGGTAGAAGCCGAACCAGCGGCAGAGCCGGTGGAAAAGCCGAAGACAGCGCGCAAGCCGCGAGCAAAGAAGAAACCTGCTACCGAGGAGTAA
- a CDS encoding EVE domain-containing protein produces the protein MSYWLFKSEPGCFSFDDLKNRPDSTEHWDGVRNYQARNFLRDQVKPGDLVLFYHSNIPEPAVVGLAEVVREGYPDFTAFDPHSEHFDPKSSVAAPIWYMVDVRYVEPMKKPVTLERIKTNPLLSEMPLVKRSRLSIQPVTPEQWQMILAMAGMET, from the coding sequence ATGTCCTACTGGCTGTTTAAATCCGAACCGGGCTGTTTTTCCTTCGATGACCTGAAAAATCGCCCCGACAGCACCGAGCATTGGGATGGGGTACGCAACTACCAGGCGCGCAACTTCCTGCGGGACCAGGTCAAGCCGGGGGATCTGGTGCTGTTCTATCACAGTAATATCCCGGAGCCTGCCGTGGTCGGGCTGGCAGAAGTGGTGCGGGAAGGTTACCCCGATTTCACCGCCTTTGATCCGCACAGCGAGCACTTCGACCCCAAATCCTCTGTCGCAGCCCCGATCTGGTACATGGTCGATGTCCGTTATGTCGAGCCGATGAAGAAACCGGTGACCCTGGAACGGATCAAGACCAACCCGCTGTTGTCCGAAATGCCGCTCGTCAAGCGCAGTCGGCTCTCCATTCAGCCCGTGACGCCAGAGCAATGGCAGATGATTCTCGCCATGGCCGGCATGGAAACCTGA
- a CDS encoding tetratricopeptide repeat protein → MGNVRQILRLSNCDISDTAYRRIIIWAIILLGSALYAHTLPFPFVWDGRGYILGNPLVKGFGYYDDILNIGKFVQLDEKLGIPSDYVTNFIQRPITYFTFSINYLLGGNNPAGYRAFNIAIHLFNTIIIYRLLERILQRSSDSKLLDRFSTRFIPTASAMLFLVHPLQTESVIYITQRFTSMAAGFYLMTAYLYFCSTTGSDKRRATLLYWASVATLLAGMLTKEVVFTAPFVLLLLEIIVLGNPWKSSLQKVLPHMLCLPVIPSLVMVATAAQKSSTVSLKNSLNAINFYDYSIADYATTQLCAIVSYIRLIFLPYGQNADHDYPLYTSLLQGRVLLSLTVLTAIVVSSLLLYRRKPQEQHQSLLFFGVMFFFISISVTSSIVPMAELLVERRTYLPSFGAFLSIVSAADLLRIKWRAIIARKVMMAGFAVWLIILCGVTYARSEVWRSTVSFWQDSALKSPNKLRPMLALVAAYFDRKQYERAAAWQKKIIALYPAEQNYYVILEELQYLQGLYTDSIETGVQALSLGDGSATIYYFLGLAYAKIGLPGDAEQALKYAIALEPKFLDAHLALAEFYRSAKNYAGALEQYRVAAKLDPQKKHFAKIIEDLEGITATGRLTKSK, encoded by the coding sequence ATGGGCAATGTGAGGCAAATACTCAGACTCAGCAACTGCGACATCTCTGATACGGCGTATCGCAGGATAATCATCTGGGCCATTATTCTGCTGGGGTCCGCGCTCTACGCGCATACCTTGCCGTTTCCTTTTGTCTGGGATGGGCGCGGCTATATCTTAGGCAATCCTTTGGTTAAAGGGTTTGGTTACTACGATGACATCCTGAACATCGGCAAGTTTGTCCAGCTCGACGAAAAGCTCGGTATTCCTTCGGACTACGTTACCAACTTTATCCAACGCCCTATTACCTATTTTACCTTTAGCATCAACTATCTGCTTGGCGGCAACAATCCAGCCGGTTACCGGGCGTTCAACATCGCAATCCACCTTTTCAATACAATCATTATCTACCGCTTGCTGGAAAGGATTCTGCAGAGGAGCAGTGACAGCAAACTGCTTGACCGGTTCTCAACACGATTCATTCCGACTGCCAGCGCCATGTTGTTTCTGGTGCATCCGCTGCAAACCGAGTCAGTTATCTATATCACCCAGAGATTCACCTCAATGGCGGCCGGCTTTTACCTGATGACGGCCTATCTCTATTTTTGTTCAACAACAGGCAGTGACAAGCGGCGTGCGACATTGCTTTACTGGGCTTCAGTTGCCACCCTGCTTGCCGGGATGCTGACCAAGGAAGTTGTCTTCACTGCCCCTTTTGTTCTGCTGCTCCTGGAGATTATTGTTCTGGGGAATCCCTGGAAGAGCTCGTTGCAAAAAGTCTTGCCGCATATGCTGTGTCTGCCGGTTATCCCATCGCTGGTGATGGTCGCCACCGCCGCACAAAAGAGTTCAACTGTTTCACTGAAAAATTCGCTTAATGCCATCAACTTCTATGACTATTCCATTGCGGATTATGCGACCACCCAGTTATGCGCCATTGTAAGCTATATTCGCCTGATATTTCTTCCTTACGGGCAAAATGCCGATCATGACTACCCGCTGTACACCTCGCTCCTGCAAGGCAGAGTGCTGCTGTCACTTACTGTGCTTACCGCTATTGTCGTATCATCATTGCTTCTCTATCGGCGCAAGCCCCAGGAACAGCACCAATCGCTGCTGTTTTTTGGAGTAATGTTCTTCTTCATCTCGATATCTGTTACTTCCAGCATTGTTCCCATGGCAGAGCTGCTGGTTGAACGGCGCACGTATCTACCCTCGTTTGGGGCTTTCTTGTCAATCGTCTCTGCCGCTGACCTTTTGAGGATAAAATGGCGCGCTATTATTGCCAGAAAAGTAATGATGGCCGGATTTGCCGTGTGGTTGATCATTCTTTGCGGGGTCACCTATGCGCGTTCCGAAGTGTGGCGATCAACCGTCTCATTCTGGCAGGATTCGGCATTGAAAAGCCCCAATAAGCTGCGCCCGATGCTGGCCCTGGTTGCTGCCTACTTTGACCGGAAACAGTATGAGCGTGCTGCGGCCTGGCAAAAAAAAATAATAGCCCTATATCCAGCGGAACAGAATTATTACGTTATTCTTGAAGAATTGCAGTACTTGCAGGGGCTGTACACCGATTCCATCGAAACCGGCGTACAGGCTTTGTCACTGGGGGATGGTAGTGCGACGATCTATTATTTCCTTGGGCTGGCATATGCTAAAATCGGTTTGCCCGGCGATGCCGAGCAAGCTCTGAAATATGCCATAGCCCTGGAGCCGAAGTTCTTGGATGCCCATCTGGCGCTGGCGGAATTTTACAGATCTGCAAAAAACTACGCCGGCGCCCTGGAACAGTACCGCGTGGCGGCAAAACTCGACCCGCAAAAAAAGCATTTTGCCAAAATAATTGAAGATCTTGAGGGGATTACGGCCACCGGGCGGCTGACCAAAAGTAAGTAG
- a CDS encoding ABC-F family ATP-binding cassette domain-containing protein → MLQLANLTKEFAGKPLFTDINWHLPKGERVGLVGENGAGKSTLMRIIAGQVETSSGELRFAKGATVGYLPQEGIVTRGKSLFAEGLAALADLQAMGNELKELEERMTTVAFDAPEHEALLERYGHIQEQFRVRGGYAMEAEVAKVLRGLGFVQADWEKDCSDFSGGWQMRIALARLLLQKPNVLLLDEPTNHLDIEARNWLEEYLCSYPYSVILVSHDRFFLDQVCHRISEVWNHTLTDYHCSYSNYLVQREERVAALREAKRRQDEEVAAMEDFIRRFRYNANKASLVQSRIKQLEKVERIVLPPERKRIRFRFPSPPKSGRVVMELSGICKSYGEKQVLADIGLTIESGERIALVGHNGAGKSTLMRILNGETFQAGERHIGHNVSVDFFAQDQAQVMDQQKSAYEELLATSPYDMVPQLRDILGAFLFSGDDIHKKIGVLSGGEKNRLALARMLLKPANLLLMDEPTNHLDLFSKDVLLDALRSFSGTVVFVSHDRHFIDGLATRVVEVEGGTLTSYMGDYEYYLAKKAGTDVGAIRELPAHDAPVSKEDRQQQRELDKQRQKEERARQKRIAELEATIASEEALLAELALKLADPEIAGDYQAIHAAAEEHSAIDARLKALYAEWEQTASLT, encoded by the coding sequence ATGCTGCAGCTTGCCAACCTGACCAAAGAGTTCGCCGGAAAGCCCCTGTTCACCGACATCAACTGGCACCTCCCCAAGGGTGAGCGGGTCGGCCTGGTCGGCGAAAACGGCGCCGGCAAATCGACCTTGATGCGGATCATTGCCGGACAAGTGGAGACATCATCCGGTGAGCTCCGTTTTGCCAAAGGGGCAACGGTCGGCTACCTGCCACAGGAAGGGATCGTCACCCGGGGCAAGTCGCTATTTGCGGAAGGGCTGGCGGCCTTGGCCGATCTGCAGGCCATGGGCAACGAGCTGAAAGAGCTGGAAGAGCGGATGACCACCGTGGCTTTTGATGCGCCGGAACATGAGGCGCTGCTGGAGCGCTACGGCCATATCCAGGAGCAGTTCCGGGTCCGCGGCGGCTATGCCATGGAGGCCGAAGTGGCCAAGGTGCTGCGGGGACTCGGCTTTGTGCAGGCAGACTGGGAAAAGGACTGCAGCGACTTTTCCGGCGGCTGGCAGATGCGGATCGCCCTGGCCCGGCTACTGCTGCAGAAGCCGAACGTGCTGCTACTCGACGAGCCGACCAACCACCTGGACATCGAGGCGCGCAACTGGCTGGAGGAGTACCTCTGCAGCTACCCCTACTCGGTGATCCTGGTTTCTCACGACCGCTTCTTCCTCGATCAGGTCTGTCACCGGATCTCCGAGGTCTGGAACCATACCCTCACCGATTATCACTGCTCGTACAGCAATTATCTCGTCCAGCGCGAAGAGCGGGTTGCGGCGCTGCGCGAGGCCAAACGAAGACAGGACGAGGAAGTGGCGGCCATGGAGGACTTCATCCGCCGCTTCCGCTACAACGCCAACAAGGCATCGCTGGTGCAGTCGCGCATCAAGCAGCTGGAAAAGGTCGAGCGGATCGTGCTGCCGCCGGAACGGAAACGGATCAGGTTCCGCTTCCCCTCCCCGCCCAAGAGCGGCCGGGTGGTCATGGAGTTGTCCGGCATCTGCAAGTCGTATGGCGAGAAGCAGGTGCTGGCAGACATCGGCCTGACCATCGAGTCCGGGGAGAGGATCGCCCTGGTTGGCCACAATGGCGCCGGTAAATCGACCCTGATGCGGATCCTGAACGGCGAGACCTTCCAGGCTGGTGAGCGCCATATCGGCCACAATGTCTCCGTCGACTTCTTTGCTCAGGACCAGGCCCAGGTGATGGACCAGCAGAAAAGTGCCTACGAGGAGCTGCTCGCGACCTCCCCCTACGATATGGTGCCGCAGCTGCGCGACATCCTCGGCGCCTTCCTCTTCTCCGGCGACGATATCCATAAAAAGATCGGAGTGCTGTCCGGCGGTGAGAAGAACCGGCTGGCCCTGGCCCGGATGCTGCTGAAACCGGCCAACCTGCTGCTGATGGACGAACCGACCAACCACCTCGACCTGTTCAGCAAGGATGTGCTGCTTGACGCGCTCCGCTCGTTCAGCGGCACCGTGGTGTTTGTCTCCCATGACCGCCACTTCATCGACGGCCTGGCCACCAGGGTGGTAGAAGTGGAAGGGGGCACGCTGACCTCGTACATGGGCGACTACGAATACTACCTGGCCAAGAAGGCCGGAACCGACGTAGGGGCAATTCGTGAATTGCCCGCACATGATGCCCCTGTCTCCAAGGAGGACCGGCAGCAGCAACGCGAACTTGACAAGCAGCGGCAAAAAGAGGAACGCGCCCGACAAAAAAGAATTGCCGAGCTTGAGGCCACCATCGCTTCAGAGGAAGCCCTGTTGGCGGAGCTGGCGCTAAAGCTTGCCGATCCCGAGATTGCCGGAGACTACCAGGCCATCCACGCTGCCGCCGAAGAGCATTCCGCCATCGATGCCCGATTGAAGGCACTTTACGCCGAATGGGAACAGACCGCATCCTTGACATAA
- the lon gene encoding endopeptidase La: MPTTQSITLPESVPLYIQSELVAFPYMMITLYLRGADLSVFEESRKHDSLLAIFMRREEHQVELAEALRPIGTVCKLVELTHLTSDGSTKITLEGLARCTIQEMVEESPVPLAKLEIVREFYEKNIVTDALVSSLSALLKIALSYGRPLPEDVMKMVDYIDTPARLADLVAIYCNLPPNQLQEMLETIDPVERLKKVYLHLTEDIQRLQIKNEIQSEVSRRVGKTQKEYLLREQMKHIQEELGEEDPRNAEMNELRKKIESATMPQEVRIIADREIKRLDRINPSSPEYTVSRTYLDYLAGMPWQKGTADNRDINEAERVLDEDHYNLKKVKERILEYLAVRTVKDKMKGPILCFVGPPGVGKTSLGKSIARALGRKFIRMSLGGMRDEAEIRGHRRTYIGALPGRIMQEIFRAGSNNPVFMLDEIDKIGLDFRGDPASALLEVLDPEQNSTFTDHYLDVPFDLSNVMFITTANQLDPIPPALKDRMEVLQLSGYTAEEKEVIAARFLIPREMEENGVSGETTRFGEAAIRAVIDNYTREAGVRNLQRNIASICRKVTKEKTQGKPERVEITPAIVEEFLGPRKFFNEVAAEADRVGVVTGLAWTESGGDIIFVEATRMQGKEELILTGSLGDVMKESARAALSFVEANRDELGIEATSVAGMTIHIHVPAGSIPKDGPSAGITIATALVSLLKGQPARRDVAMTGEITLTGRILPIGGLKEKALAARRAGVKTLLVPARNRDAMEDIPEAVKNDLEFIFIEDAREALLNALKQP; the protein is encoded by the coding sequence ATGCCAACAACTCAATCCATAACCTTGCCGGAGAGTGTGCCGCTCTACATCCAGTCCGAACTGGTGGCCTTCCCGTACATGATGATAACCCTGTACCTGAGAGGGGCAGACCTGTCGGTCTTTGAGGAGAGCCGCAAGCATGACAGCCTGCTGGCAATCTTCATGCGCCGGGAGGAGCATCAGGTCGAGCTTGCTGAAGCGCTGCGTCCAATAGGCACGGTATGCAAGCTCGTGGAGCTTACCCACCTGACCTCCGACGGCAGCACCAAGATCACCCTCGAAGGGCTGGCGCGCTGCACTATTCAGGAGATGGTCGAGGAATCGCCGGTGCCGTTGGCCAAGCTGGAAATAGTTCGCGAATTCTATGAAAAGAACATCGTCACCGATGCCCTGGTATCAAGCCTCTCCGCCCTTCTCAAGATCGCCCTCTCCTATGGCAGGCCGCTCCCTGAAGACGTGATGAAGATGGTAGACTACATCGATACCCCGGCCCGACTGGCCGATCTGGTGGCGATCTACTGCAATCTGCCGCCTAATCAGCTTCAGGAGATGCTGGAAACCATTGATCCCGTGGAACGGCTGAAAAAGGTCTACCTCCATCTTACCGAGGATATCCAGCGGCTGCAGATCAAGAACGAGATCCAGAGCGAGGTGTCGCGACGGGTGGGCAAGACCCAGAAGGAATACCTGCTGCGCGAGCAGATGAAACATATCCAGGAAGAACTTGGGGAAGAAGACCCGCGCAACGCCGAAATGAACGAGCTGCGCAAAAAGATCGAATCAGCGACCATGCCCCAGGAGGTCCGCATCATTGCCGACCGGGAGATCAAGCGGCTGGATCGGATCAACCCCTCATCCCCGGAATATACGGTGTCCCGCACCTACCTCGATTACCTGGCCGGCATGCCGTGGCAGAAAGGAACCGCGGATAACCGCGATATCAACGAGGCCGAACGGGTGCTTGACGAGGACCACTACAACCTGAAAAAGGTCAAGGAACGGATCCTGGAATACCTGGCGGTCCGAACCGTCAAGGATAAGATGAAAGGGCCGATCCTTTGCTTCGTGGGGCCTCCAGGGGTCGGCAAAACCTCGCTCGGCAAATCTATCGCCCGGGCACTGGGGAGAAAGTTCATCAGGATGTCGCTTGGCGGCATGCGCGACGAGGCGGAGATCCGCGGCCACCGCCGTACCTACATCGGCGCCCTTCCCGGACGGATCATGCAGGAGATCTTCCGCGCCGGCAGCAACAACCCGGTGTTCATGCTGGACGAGATCGACAAGATCGGGCTCGACTTCCGCGGCGACCCGGCCAGTGCCCTGCTGGAGGTGCTTGATCCCGAGCAGAACAGCACCTTTACCGATCATTACCTGGATGTGCCGTTCGACCTGTCCAATGTCATGTTCATAACCACTGCCAACCAGCTGGACCCGATTCCCCCGGCGCTCAAGGACCGGATGGAGGTGCTGCAGCTATCCGGTTACACGGCAGAGGAAAAAGAGGTGATTGCTGCCCGCTTCCTGATCCCCAGGGAGATGGAGGAAAACGGGGTCTCCGGCGAGACCACCCGCTTTGGCGAGGCAGCGATCCGCGCGGTAATCGATAACTATACCCGGGAAGCCGGGGTCAGGAACCTACAGCGCAACATCGCCTCGATCTGCCGCAAGGTCACCAAGGAGAAAACCCAGGGGAAACCGGAGCGAGTAGAAATCACTCCAGCCATAGTCGAAGAGTTCCTCGGCCCCCGCAAATTTTTCAACGAGGTGGCAGCCGAGGCTGACCGGGTCGGGGTAGTGACCGGGCTGGCCTGGACCGAAAGCGGCGGAGACATCATCTTTGTTGAAGCCACCAGGATGCAGGGGAAAGAGGAACTGATCCTCACCGGCTCGCTTGGCGATGTGATGAAGGAGTCGGCCCGGGCAGCGCTCTCCTTTGTCGAGGCCAACCGCGATGAACTCGGCATTGAGGCGACCTCAGTTGCGGGGATGACCATCCATATCCATGTCCCGGCCGGCAGTATCCCCAAGGACGGACCGTCGGCAGGCATTACCATTGCCACGGCTCTGGTGTCGCTGCTGAAAGGCCAGCCCGCCCGCCGTGATGTCGCCATGACCGGAGAGATCACCCTGACCGGCCGGATCCTGCCGATCGGCGGACTGAAAGAGAAGGCACTGGCCGCCCGCCGCGCCGGTGTCAAAACCCTGCTGGTACCGGCACGCAACCGTGACGCCATGGAAGATATCCCGGAAGCGGTAAAAAACGACCTGGAGTTCATTTTTATCGAAGATGCCCGGGAAGCGCTCCTTAACGCGCTGAAACAGCCATGA
- a CDS encoding MlaE family ABC transporter permease, with translation MKDTFAERRLKIFFLNVQDFFKLSAKAVVRVFSAPFYYREFAVQFEKIGVDSIFISCLTGLFTGMVMALQALIQLKPFAATSYVGGMVCVTMVKELGPVLASLMISGRVGSAITAELGTMVVTEQVDAMRVEGTDVIKRLVTPRLKATVLALPLLVIFTDAVALLGGYIIAAGYDINPLMYYKSLPQFMVFQDLIEGVVKPAVFGFIIAMIGCYVGLSTHGGAEGVGASAKRAVVLSSVLILITDFFMTKIFIVFR, from the coding sequence ATGAAAGACACCTTTGCGGAACGACGCCTGAAAATCTTCTTCCTCAATGTCCAGGACTTCTTCAAACTGTCGGCCAAGGCGGTCGTCCGGGTATTTTCCGCTCCCTTCTACTACCGGGAGTTTGCGGTCCAGTTTGAGAAGATCGGTGTTGATTCCATCTTCATCAGCTGCCTGACCGGGCTCTTTACCGGCATGGTCATGGCCTTGCAGGCGCTGATCCAGTTGAAGCCGTTCGCGGCGACCAGCTATGTCGGCGGCATGGTCTGCGTCACCATGGTCAAGGAGCTGGGACCGGTGCTGGCATCGCTGATGATCTCCGGCCGTGTCGGCTCTGCCATCACCGCGGAACTTGGCACCATGGTGGTCACCGAGCAGGTCGATGCCATGCGGGTCGAGGGCACCGACGTCATCAAGCGGCTGGTGACTCCCAGGCTCAAGGCAACGGTGCTTGCCCTGCCGCTGCTGGTGATCTTCACCGATGCAGTGGCGCTGCTCGGCGGCTACATCATTGCCGCCGGTTACGACATCAACCCGCTCATGTATTACAAGTCGCTGCCGCAATTCATGGTGTTCCAGGACCTGATCGAAGGGGTGGTGAAACCGGCGGTGTTCGGCTTCATCATCGCCATGATCGGCTGCTATGTCGGCCTCTCCACCCACGGCGGCGCCGAGGGGGTCGGTGCCTCGGCCAAGCGGGCAGTGGTGCTGTCATCAGTGCTGATTCTTATCACAGACTTTTTTATGACCAAGATCTTCATCGTGTTCAGGTGA
- a CDS encoding ATP-binding cassette domain-containing protein — MSETLPGIRMEKVSYSIGGRQIIRNFDLTLEKGVNRTILGVSGVGKTTILKLLLGLLKPDSGAIYLNGRPIAGMRENELSVLRRNIAIVFQWGALFDSMTVGENVGYRLFEEGTLELAEIKRIVLEKLSFVGLENTIDLYPAELSGGMKKRVAIARAIAAEPEYIFFDEPTTGLDPIGIYNIRHLMQMLQQQGKTTLMVTHDLHTAFAVSQKFSFLHDTRLILDGTADDLKNCDDNAIREFFSPTRESLFITDHIVEPIIGLAIPHKE, encoded by the coding sequence GTGAGTGAAACCCTTCCCGGCATACGGATGGAAAAGGTCTCCTACTCGATAGGAGGGCGGCAGATCATCCGCAATTTCGACCTGACCCTGGAGAAAGGGGTCAACCGGACCATTCTCGGGGTATCGGGCGTCGGCAAGACCACCATCCTCAAGCTGCTGCTCGGCCTGCTGAAACCCGACTCCGGCGCCATTTACCTCAATGGCCGCCCGATTGCCGGCATGCGGGAAAATGAGCTGTCGGTATTGCGACGCAACATCGCCATCGTCTTCCAGTGGGGAGCGCTGTTCGACTCCATGACCGTCGGGGAAAACGTCGGCTACCGGCTGTTCGAAGAGGGGACACTGGAGTTGGCTGAGATTAAGCGGATTGTGCTGGAAAAGCTGAGCTTTGTCGGGCTGGAGAACACCATCGACCTTTATCCGGCCGAGCTTTCCGGCGGCATGAAAAAACGGGTGGCCATTGCCCGGGCCATTGCCGCCGAACCGGAGTATATTTTCTTCGACGAGCCAACCACCGGCCTCGACCCGATCGGTATCTACAACATCCGCCACCTGATGCAGATGCTGCAGCAGCAGGGAAAGACGACTCTGATGGTCACTCACGACCTGCATACCGCCTTTGCCGTCTCCCAGAAGTTCTCGTTCCTCCATGACACCAGGCTGATACTGGATGGAACGGCAGACGACCTGAAAAACTGTGACGATAATGCCATACGCGAGTTCTTCTCGCCGACCAGGGAATCGCTGTTTATCACCGACCATATAGTCGAACCGATAATCGGACTGGCGATCCCCCACAAGGAGTGA